A section of the Triplophysa dalaica isolate WHDGS20190420 chromosome 8, ASM1584641v1, whole genome shotgun sequence genome encodes:
- the LOC130427781 gene encoding uncharacterized protein LOC130427781, protein MALETSWADARKAAVSVRRDCNTPITSTPCVSMHRSQASRSRRAKINFTPAPTHARQEAKSRTGAMNSPPPPPPVFEISTRNRYAALCETKSNAVVIGDSIVRNVTAILKEDARVGAVVLHAGVNDVRMRQSEILKRDFRSLVDTVRNASLTARIIVSGPLPTYRRRNEKFSRLFTLNNWLMSWCIEQKLLFVNNFGSVLGATKALPPRRAAPQQHWSGNSV, encoded by the exons ATGGCGCTGGAAACATCctgggctgacgctcgcaaagctgcggtaagtgttcgacgtgattgtaatactcctatcacttctactccatgtgtttctatgcacagatcccaggcttcaagatcacgacgagccAAAATAaatttcactcctgcacctaCACACGCACGGCAagaggcgaaatccaggaccggagcgatgaactCTCCCCCACCAccgccaccggtcttcgagatttctacgagaaatcgctatgctgccctctgcgagacgaaatccaacgctgtggtcatcggagactcaatcgtccggaac gtaactgcgattctgaaggaggatgcaagagtgggagccgtagttctgcacgcgggggtgaatgatgtgagaatgcggcagtcagagatcctgaagagggacttcaggagtctggtcgatactgttcgcaatgCATCGCTCACAGccaggatcatcgtatcagggccgcttcctacttaccgacgaaggaacgaaaagttcagtagactatttacgcttaataattggttaatgtcatggtgtattgaacagaagctgctctttgtaaataattttggatctgttctgggagcgaccaaggctcttccgccccgacgggctgcaccccagcagcattggagtggaaattctgtctga